Part of the Arvicanthis niloticus isolate mArvNil1 chromosome 29, mArvNil1.pat.X, whole genome shotgun sequence genome, cattttctcttttctctgttggTTGCTGAAATGCTAGATGACATTGTTAAGACTTCCCATCAAGGTGGGCATTTCAGCACACACCTTCACTTGCAATATCAGGTAGACAGAAATGGGCAgacatctgtgagttcaaggccagcatggattATATAgttagctccaggacagccaaagctacatacatagtaaaacactgtctcaaaaaaaatcccatctcatTGGTTGTGACTGTTATACATCCTATCATATTCTGAGCCtgattatatatagatattacATTTATTGTATCCTCAAGTGTAGTCTTACGTTGCTGCAAAAAAAAAGGGTTTTTAACATGCAGGAAATGTGTTTCTGTAACATTTCCTTTGTGAAATATATACTATTCAAGGTGAAATTTTTTGTTAGTTAACTTAaaattctttctccatttttttatcTTGAATTGTTCTACATCTTCCTGAGAGTTGAAACTCATAATACACAGTGCAGTGGAGTAATTTTTCTGATATACATTAGAACACTCCAGTTGCATGCTGATCATCATGTATAAAAGGGACCTTTTCCTCTCTTAATTCTACTTGATGTGTTTCAAGTGGTCTAAAGCACTGAGTCTTTTAGCAATTACCtagaatgtagattttttttccttctttctccaacATGCCAACATGCAGATAGTTTCATTCACAGGAAAAAGGAACATTTTCAACTTGGTTCTGAGTAAAATTTAAATAGCTTGTCCTAAATAATATGTGTCATTTGTATTCTATGGACTGTGTATGTGATTGAGTTAAAATTATCAATCTTATTTTCCATTACATAGATGTATTTTTGTACAACTTGAAAGCTCATTGCTCAATTTTTAGAACACATCTGTATATTTGCTATGGCTTaaatttttgtgatttttctttatgcTTGAGGATTTCACACATTTATACAATCAAATAtgataatatttatttgaattcatCACTTTTTTGACATGTGAAAAGCCagttggttctttttcttttcttttttattttactatatctGTTTATCAGTATTTAAATTCCATTTTCTTGAATGTCAAAATAGTTTGGGGTTTCATTGTTCATTGATGGTTTCTTCTGTGCCAATCATAGAGTGAGTCTGTTCCATTTCTGTTAAGATGATAGTCTGGTATTTTATTCAAGAACTCTTATTCTTTGTAGGAGCAAATATGAAAGACAACGCTAGTAGAGGGAGTTTTCAGTACTGTACTAGGAAACAGAAGTATGAAAAGTTGAGGAATCTAAGAGTAGATACAGAACAAGAAGAACAGATGCGTAAAAACAAATTTCTGTTGTACAGTGAGGAGAGTAACTATCAGTTAGGGGTAAAACATAAGAAGGTGTGAGTGATACCAAGGAAATAAATGTGAatctaaaaaaatacataaagcaaGGAGTGACAAGATGTGTTCAAAGCTTAGAGTTTGGTGGCTACTGTTGAATATATAAGGTATTGTACCAGTACCCAATCAATTATTCAAATCAGTCCCTCCAGAAGCATATTCTTTACTACCTGCCCCAAAGTTCTGGGTTCCTTaatgaaaaacacacaaacagtttttatattttaatatgcctctaaagctcaatggctgggctccttcctaacctccatgtggctaCTCCACCACCCTCTGAtattcccaagttattacttGCTAGattctatattccatctttgctgcctTGCACCCAGTTGATCAGTCCTCTTGGGGCTGCTCTCCCCCTGCTCCTATATGACTGTTATGATCTTTGTCCGGTATCTTCACAGGCATGGTgcctttaaattctgtctccctGCAAGGTagatctccttcttcctcctcttttctatcTGTCAGTTGCCCAGGAATTCTAGATGTCTTGCCTCTGTCTGTCCTGCTCAGCCATTGGTTGCTAGCAACTTAGTTTACCAATCAGACCTAATTTAGGACAGGATCCTTTAAGGTCTTACACATGGACCTGCAGATTCTATGCAAACAATGTTGGAGACCAAAATTAATACAATATAAACAGCATTAGACAAAACCACTACATTTCTGAAGTGTAGCCCATtttaaaaggctcttttctctcagatataaattgaacagaACTATGACAATTTTGTAAATCATAAGGTATGGTATATATTTAACACCTAATCTATAAATTCTGTCCATTTAAATACAGTACTTTATCATTTATCCTAAATTAATCAGTTTATAATCTTGTGTCTGAATTATGTTGatttttaacttgtattaccatctgaaaaccattctttcaaatctaaaacatctttttaaatgcTAAATGAGTTAAGtttattatgagactataactagtcctcaaccccttcagaaatttgagaagaaaagaaatattacttATGTATGAAGCACAAAGACATAGCTTCCAACTTAAACAGTTGACTGCCTTGACAGTCTCCTATATTTCTCATAAAATTACATCATCTGTGtgtagccttctggcccagaaccatGTGACAGACAATAAAAGAAGTCGGAATCAAAGGACTATTTTACCATGTATTGGCAGAGCTAAGTGGTTGACTATCTCTCATCGTATGTTGTTTCCTGGACAGCATATTTTGTCTATATTTGAATTATGGCAAATTTTGCCCAGTTGTTAGCTTGTCACAATTAAGGAACTCTACATAAAGATAATGACGTTCAATATCTTCTCTGAAGTAGAATGGATGTACTGTCAGGAGTTGTACTGACTCCTATTCAAGAGATCTATTAATAGAGAAATGATTATAAATGTTATACTATGTCAATCACTGATATTTTTGAAAGCCATCTATCTACATAGATATTGTAACTGAATTTTCAAGTATAATATTAATTACTCTTAGATATTTAGTCTTTCAGTAGTATTGAAAACACTTTAATGTAGTTAAAAAAGCACAGTCTTATGTTACCATAAGTTTGTTATCTGACCGTTAATTTATATTATGTAATTGTCTTAAATAGTTTGTAATAGAAGATATTAGAAGGACTGtgtttaagccttgtattcttgaATGTGTTTTGGGAAGGAATTACAAAATTTactcttaaagaaaatattttatatccataatcttacattgataAAAATCTCTAAATTTTGATATAAattgaagttatattttcttacattggtgcaaaatttatatattgatataagtttaaagttttcattggaataaatctttgtatattgatacagaatttgaaaataattttgttactcTTAGAAAGGCATTGTTCCTATATAACTCActctttgttttaaatgttattccctcaCACTAGAATATGTTGACTGTAATGAGGACTCCTGACAAAGTAGTGAGTCATGGTCTGTAAGGAGGAATCAGATCAACACATTAGGAAAAGTCTAATAGACCTTGTCAAGATAAAGTAGAATGTTGAGGGATCCATAGATATCCTCCAAGAAATAAAGATTTGTATTTCGGGTAACACAAATAATTAGATCAGTGGAGGAATGGGTCTAAAGTTAATActtcaaccacacacacatacatccaaaTCCACAGAACATGGATtgtgaagttcaaggtcaaggtACATGAATCTTGTGTCATTGTTGTTCTCTGTGTAACTGTGGCTTTGAGAACTCTGCCACTATAACACAAATACAAAAGAACCTTCAAGTGGAATCGAATCCAGATGTTGCAATAATGAAATATACAAGTCTTTGTTAGAGTGGGTTTATCAATCAAAACCAGCATGGTTGATCTGGTCACCAAATATCACAGAAAACACAATCTGTGAAGATGTGCTCGATACTGTGTGATGTGTAGTCTCACCCTGGCCTTTGTGTTCTGACTCTCATCTGTTCAGCTCTAAGTTGTGAGTAACATAAATGGATAAAATGAAGTGAAATGCCTCAGAACATTGCTGATTAACCTGTAGAATAGAATGAGTCTCACATGGGAAGTCTAAGAATTTAGTCATCACTAAGCTGACAGAAACATATCTGCAGCCCAAATACTAAAGGTCAAGTATACACATTACTATATATGTGATAAAAGCAAATGTTGTTGCAAACATGAAAACATTGATACttgagtttaaaaaataatgttgattGATGAATAGAAATTCattagggctggagggatggctcaacagttaaagaccattagctgctcttccagagatccaggGGTTGATCCTGAGGCATGTTTTTaatgtacatacatgtaggcaaaacactggTATACATAGAataagtaatttttatatttatcataacATTCAATTTTGGCTTTCACATAGGTCAACATATGCTTCTGTCTGACATAACAGAATTCAGGATGTTTGGGTGGAGTTGACGTTTTATTATTCTCAATACATTATTCTGTCCTCTAAGATGGTCAAAATCCCAGGAATGCAGTTGCTAGTGTCATCTCTGGACCTAACATTGAAAGAAGTTGTACATTTCTCCAGAAGGTGGTGGTCAACAACTTTGTTACCAGCATTTGAGAGGTatttggatctctgtgagtttgaggccagcctgatctacagagcaagttccacaCTGGGCAAAACAGAGATTCCTTGACctgcaaaagcaaaagaaacagcaaagagaaagaggaggaagaggaggaggagaaggagaaagacaaataggaagagaagaaggaagaggaggaggaagaggaggaagaaaggaaagataagAGTTGGACATTTCATCACTTCTCTTTGTTCCTTTGCTGtcattcattatatttttctacaaacaccatttttaaaattgttttaaaatacaatcCATTTATTTGGCACTATAGACCAACCTGACCCCCTTTAATATCATGCTTCCAAGTGACACCATCTTCCAGATTTTTCTCATATTCCAGCTTTGTCTTGGTGTTTTAGGGAACACAGCTGTGTTAATGTTATATATACACAATTTATTCTTCAAGCcccattttaaaaagttgatagATTTAGTTTTCATGCACCTGACAATAGTTAATATGCTGACAATCATATTCACATTGATAAAAGATATCATGTTATCCTTTGGAGTACCCAATTTTCTGGGCGATGTCGGTTgtaaagcatttttgtttttatgcagaGTCAGCCGGGGTCTGTCTATCTGCACTACCTGTGTTCTAAGCACATTCCAAGTCATCACCATTACTCCGAGTAATTCTAAGTGGGCCTGGATTAAGCCTAGACTCTCTATATGGATTTTTTATTCCTTACTTTTCTCCTGGCTTATTAACatactaatctatgggtatatgCTTGACCTGGTAATGGCCAAAATCAATAATACCCATGTTGGCCATGGATATTCAGATGGTTACTGTCAAAACAGAGATTTTGATATTCTCAATCCATGGTTATTTATTACCCTTATCATGATTCACGATTTCTTCTTTGTGGGTGTCATGATGTGGGCCAGCTTCTATATGGTGATTTTCCTCTACAGACACCGCAAGAGAGCCCAACATCTCCACAGCCCAAGTCTTTCCTCCCAGTCATCTCCTGAACGTAAAGCCACTCACAGCATCCTGTCTCTGGTGAGCTGCTTTGTGTTAATTTATTGGTTGAACAACTCCGTGACCCTTCATGGTTTTTATACTAATGATAAAATTCCAAGACTTGATGTCAATTAATGCCATTTTAGTCAACATGCTACCCAACCATCTGCCCTTTTTTACTCATGAAGAATAATAAAGTTATTTTGCAATTCACTTCTTCATTTTCTGTACTGAAAATGTCCTGTTTTCAAAGTTCACTCCATGGCTAAATTGAACCCCACACTTTATTGGTGTTAAAACAGTGTCTGATTTTCATGAAATAAAGAATGTGAACATGGCCTTGAATGCCTGAAATGACATTAGTTATAATTCAGACATTATGTATACTATTAAAAATTCAGGTAGTTAATATTTTTTGAATACAACTCCATgtacataattttaatatttattacctGCTCAAACTATGACACTTTGTCcaaattaaacatattttaaatattttgaacaatatttattttctgatttttggcTATTAAAATACTTCTAATCAAAATTTTGAAATACAATTTGGAGCTTGGGTTATGCGTTTTACAGTGTTTTCTGTTCTAAGGAACACATTTTAAACATTGaacaaatacatttctgtttcttaacTACCAAGTACCACGAATATTGCTGTAGGTAAGACTTCTATATATAACAAATGGCAGTTATCTAATAAATGTCCTTTTATCATAGCTGGCTTTGAGTcaccaatatttatttttactattttagtatgtttttagttatttcttatatatttcaaATTGTGACATAATTTGGcaatttccctctttttttcctctttgaagacCCTGCTGTATAtcttcttcttgctctctttcaaattcatggcctcttttttcattaatagttatgtatgtgtggggggcaGGTATTCTTAAATGCATAAATGCTACTTACTCCTTATAAAGTgtcaacaattaatgaaaaaagaggacatgaatttgaaaggatAACAGCCAGGTGTTTCTACACAAGCATGAGTATCTGAGTGCAATCACCAACATCCAGGTAAAGAACAagtcacaggggcatgtgtttATAGCTGCAGCTATAGGGATGTGAAGACAGTAGGATTTCTGGTCCTCCCAGGACAGTCATCATAGACTAACTGATGACAGTCAGAACCCatagagatcttgtctcaggagagaaaaaggaagatggCTCATAAAGGTTATAATGCTGAACAATAAGAAAGAGCTTTGTGAGTACAAACTATTAGACATGACATTGTTGTTGCAAGCTGGAACTCCTAGAACACATAGTGACCTTCACAGGATCAAGAAACTTTAAAAtcccagaatggcatccagtggctgatggaaacagatgcagagacccataaccTAACATTAGGTAGAGTTTAGAAGTCCTGTGGAAGAGTCAGGAATAGGATtgagggagccagaggggtcaaggacaccacagatcaacagagtcaattaactggagcccatgggggctcacagaactgaaccaccaatcaaagagcatacaaagGATGGACCTAGACCTGttacacatgtgtagcagatgtgcagcttggtcttcatgtcgGTCCCCAAATAATtggagcagggctgtccctgattCTGTTGTCTGGTTTCCATCCCCTTCCTTTAGCTGGACTGACTTGTCAGGCCTCAGTAGGGGACCATGAGCAACTTAATGTGCTAGGTGAGTTGGAATCCATGGGGGTTTCTTCTTCTTGTGGAGAAGGGGAGGGTGAAGTTGTGGAGGACTTTGTGTGTGTTACTGGGAAAGGGGCTGAGA contains:
- the LOC143440261 gene encoding LOW QUALITY PROTEIN: vomeronasal type-1 receptor 4-like (The sequence of the model RefSeq protein was modified relative to this genomic sequence to represent the inferred CDS: deleted 2 bases in 2 codons) — translated: MLPSDTIFQIFLIFQLCLGVLGNTAVLMLYIHNLFFKPHFKKLIDLVFMHLTIVNMLTIIFTLIKDIMLSFGVPNFLGDVGCKAFLFLCRVSRGLSICTTCVLSTFQVITITPSNSKWAWIKPRLSIWIFYSLLFSWLINILIYGYMLDLVMAKINNTHVGHGYSDGYCQNRDFDILNPWLFITLIMIHDFFFVGVMMWASFYMVIFLYRHRKRAQHLHSPSLSSQSSPERKATHSILSLVSCFVLIYWLNNSVTLHGFYTNDKIPRLDSINAILSTCYPTICPFLLMKNNKVILQFTSSFSVLKMSCFQSSLHG